A stretch of Brassica napus cultivar Da-Ae chromosome C6, Da-Ae, whole genome shotgun sequence DNA encodes these proteins:
- the LOC106408335 gene encoding glutathione S-transferase T3-like produces MNLLCSQTQTPVDLDSAEPLWFGSQGPRESVVPPVVEPVVESGGESGLRRKWSPMEDKILIGAWLNTSKDPIISNEQKTGSFWRRIVDYYNASPQLVGTVPRELGSCKQRWGRINTDVSKFTGCYDAALREQRSGQNDDDVMKAALEVFFKTTESKFTMDHCWRGLRHDQKWCSVYGPKEGGKEKRKQVIDVDREEEEVGEPEGRPPGVKAAKAGIKKKKSGREEELGKLQEVLEVKEKVSRAKILDRLLAKKEPLTEMETNLKMKLMSEIV; encoded by the coding sequence ATGAATCTATTGTGTAGTCAAACTCAGACTCCGGTGGACCTTGATTCAGCCGAACCTTTATGGTTCGGTAGCCAAGGTCCTAGGGAGTCTGTTGTCCCTCCTGTAGTCGAGCCTGTTGTCGAGTCTGGTGGTGAGTCTGGTCTCAGGAGGAAGTGGTCTCCGATGGAGGATAAGATCCTTATTGGTGCTTGGCTTAACACCAGTAAGGATCCTATCATCAGCAATGAGCAGAAAACTGGTTCTTTCTGGAGGCGGATTGTAGATTACTACAATGCAAGTCCGCAGCTGGTTGGGACCGTACCGAGAGAGCTAGGTTCCTGCAAGCAGAGGTGGGGGAGGATCAACACAGATGTATCCAAGTTTACAGGATGCTATGATGCGGCTTTGAGGGAGCAGAGAAGTGGCCAAAATGACGATGATGTGATGAAGGCGGCGTTGGAAGTTTTCTTCAAAACTACCGAGTCCAAGTTCACTATGGATCACTGCTGGAGGGGGCTGAGGCATGACCAAAAGTGGTGCTCTGTCTACGGGCCGAAGGAGGGTGGAAAGGAAAAGCGTAAACAAGTGATTGATGTTgatagagaagaagaggaagtcgGCGAACCAGAAGGTCGACCTCCCGGGGTTAAGGCTGCCAAAGCTggtatcaagaagaagaaaagtggTAGAGAGGAGGAGCTGGGGAAGCTTCAGGAGGTTTTAGAAGTCAAAGAAAAAGTGTCTAGAGCTAAGATTCTAGATCGTTTACTCGCGAAGAAGGAGCCTTTAACTGAGATGGAAACAAATCTAAAAATGAAACTAATGTCTGAAATAGTTTGA